ttgtgggagtctgttaatcacgtacgatgccgtcctcatacattcggcccaaaatctgcctggtacattcttaccatgaagcatacttcgacaagtttcggcaaggtgacgattcttgcattccgccactccattctgttgtagAGTATTGGGGCAAGTCaattgtcttctaatcttgtgcttctcaagatagatattgaactcagtcgataaatattctcctccattatctgtgcgtaagcacctgATCTTAGTAttaagctcactttctaccttcttcttgaactctttaaacttcagaaaagtctccgacttctccttcatgaagtaaacccacacatatcttgagaagtcatcaatgaatgtcaccatatacttcatacctccaagtgatgtttgtttcactgggccaaagacgtctgagtgtatgagctctagtggtgtcttggactgatgttgtgactccttgaatggcaattggtgagcttttccaaattgacatccagcacatattgtatatgttcggatatcaatttgaggaagcccatttactatgtgtttcaccatcatctcctttaacttgttgtagcccacatgcccaagacgttcatgccaaagatcagccgtctcattctttcgagtcttatccacatatgctgtttcagcagatagtacatagaccgactctattcttcttccatgcataactggattgccaaccacctttactctcttgaatacggacacatcttctggtccaaagagcacatagttcccttctgctgtcaattgtggtactgacggtaaattcttctttaggccagggacaagatacaccttctcgagttggagcttttaagagtcgccttcatttggaattattgtctttccaatgtgagaaatagacaaccttgaattgttggctgtcaacacgactctctttcctttgtaatcctccatttcttgcagctttgtcccatcgttggtcatatgatttgagcacccagaatcaatgatccaatcatctttgtagtttatttttgactttaaagttgttgtaagagcttgatcatctatgtcagcttcaacagagagtccaacttctgcatcccatgttttctcattaatggttgcttcgaatgtgacctctttcttctcatctcttgtggcggacacatttccttcgaaagttcgccttctggggaatctacaatctcgagcaaaatgacccttcttgccacaattgaagcattcaccattctttctcttatcattttccccgtattgttggcaatgatctcttcttccttgttgagctccccctgaagcattGCTTTTTGGTTTTAGATGACTTTTGCCTCCATATGTATGTCTTTCTTTCGTCACTTCTTGTCTTCGAGACATAGTTTTCTTCTTATTAGTGAAGAGTGCTTCTTCTTCGCCTTTTAtgcttacttcattcatctgcttggctaatgcctcttagttagccaataaattctccagctctattaatgatggttgagtaggccatcctctcacagcggctataaatccattatactcggatcttaggccgtggatgataattctcttcatccttgcttcactcactttctcttcaggagcaagttgagatatctcacggcagaTAGATTTcatcttggtgaaatactgagaaatagacagacttccttgtgagatacccgcgagctcatttccaagagctggaggcgtgcttcattcttctttgaaaataatttttcaaaagtttctcaagctgcctttggtgttttctcgtcacggatgtgctccaatagatcctcctcgattgtagtcttcaatataaataaagccttcccggccttgatgttccattttcttaaggcttcagcattttctttcggtggaggcgttgtgtcactgccagcaactatttcccataaatcctgtccttgtaggtaggattctatacaggtccgccaataaccatagttgtggttattgagactcttgattccactgctcgtacttgcaagatctgccatcatgacgtccaacgtccaataagcttggtccctgaccgatgagctttcacaaagctttcacagttcctaactgtgctccgacagaatctcccttagagccttggtgaaaacaagtcgatgtaaacgtccaacgtttactgatttcctccactagaaatggtcccgaacgacccgctctgataccaattgttggaagcttcgacgagcccaacacacccactacagaggacctagattatactacactcactacaccaacactttgacgttgattagcctttaattttatgaattcttagtgcacaatagtacttaggcgacagtgtcgaccatatatcatttaggcggtataaccgaccatgtatcacttaggcggcagagccgaccatataataagaacaacacaagtgcactaagaacttaaacacaaaccaaggcttaaccgggaaacttaacaaagaacacttttattaatacaaaatacaattacaatattacttacttacaagcttttcttctctactcacactcttctcacttcttacttcttctctacttctcaactcactcttttttctctacttctcaactcactcttttcacaacatgattacaaatgaaactcatcacccatatttatacttgtCCATGAAAGTTTCTACAcattagatatttccatggataaatatctagatatttctcacctacaaatatctatattatctagatttttctacatataaatatctagatatttcttttacatattaatatctagatattttcttatacatattaatatctagatatttttccatacatatttacaaattccatattattccaaatttgcattgtattttaacaactAACGTCGTCAGTTAATTGAGGAATACTTGCAGCTTAATTCATCTCCGATGGGACAGAGGATGTGTTTTCATGAGTAGCATTAACATCAATAATTGTATTTTGAATAGCTAATGTTGTTGAATCTACTACAACATCACCTTCATAAATAAATCTGAACCCATAACTTTGATCATCATCACATATAACTTCCACAGTATCACCGGCTTCCACCACAAGTGTTGTCTCATTAAGTGGGCAGATTATTATGACTTCCCTGGCAAAGTTATATTCTTGTTTCTTGGGATTCTCAAATTCATAACTTTTTTCTTTCGTTCTGTTACGCAGTCCTAAAGATTTCAAATAGGAAAATCTGCTTACATATAAAATGGCACCATAGATTTTCTTTTCGGGTGCAACAAAAGATAAAACTTGTCCTCTATCTCCTTTATATTGAAAGACTTCGGGAACCATCGTATGAGTCAGATCGATCCACAATGCTTTAGCGATGAATGATTCCTGGTAGAGTTCATGTGGGTTTTATAAGTAGGGTTAAATACTTACATTTTTGGGGCCGCATTATTCACAATAGATTAATATTATCCTTCAAATATTTAGAATGAAAAATAAGGGCAGGAGTACTTAATTACTTACCTCGAACAATTTAGAACGAAAAACGTTAGCCTTTTGACTCGGATCAAATGGCATAACATCCAGTGACGAACAGCCAGTTGCCTCAATCAATGTCAACTTTGATGGAAGAAGTGGAAGATACCGTAATTCATCACAACAACTTATATCAAGGAGTACCAGTTGCGAGAGGTTGCTCAGGCTGTCCGGTAGGCTAGAAAAATTGTTACCCCTAAGGTACAACTTTTGTAATGACTCAAAGTTACCAGTTTCACTAGACACTTGAGACACGTTGGAGTTTATCGTGTATAGATGTTGTAGCTTCCTGAGTCTTGTAACCCTGATGAGACCTTCAGATACAAGATTCGAGCAACGATCGAGATCGAGTATCCTTAGAGATTGTAATTCGGACATGTTTTTAGGAAGATTCACTAGGTTTTCACAACCACCCGCTAGAAGTAGTTTGATACTTGGCGGAAGATTTGGAATTGACTTTATGTTTTCGCAATTGGAAATATTCAATGTATGAAGTTTGTCGAGACAGATAATAGAGCTATCCACCTCTTTCAAATTCAGGCAACTATTGAAGTAAAGTTCCTCAAGGTTCTGGAGTCCAATGAAACTTCCAGTCATGGTTAATGACTCTGACTCATAAACGTCCAGAATCCTAAGCTTCTTAAGATTAAGATTCTAGATACacaaaaacatatatattattttcaAGTATTAAAtcaaatacaaattataatatgaCGATGATAAATCTAAAAAAGTACATGTTCATACCTTAATTCCATCCCACAGTATTTCCAATTTGCTGTACCTCAGCACGATAACCACCACATTAGGCATATCAAGGTTGTTGATACTTCTCCATGGGAAACTTTGCCATTCCAAGTATTTCAATTGTTTGAAAGACAAAGGCATTGAAATGATAGGTTTGTCATCATCGGAACAAGGTTGATACGTCTCCAATGGAAATGATAGGTTTCCAACAAACTTAATGAACCTCAAATTATTCATCTTTTTAAATGCACCTATTACGTTTTTTATAGATTGTTGTTCTTCACTCTTTTCGTAGTCAATTTCCAAGATGATGCTTTCAACAGAACTTGTTCCCTGGTAAATAATAAAGTAAGTAAGAAACTAAGCTAacttctatttctatttctatttcctaTTAAAGTTTGGGTGGAAGCAATTTACGAAGGCAGAGATCGATCGATAGAGAGATATAGGGTACGTACCGAATTATTTTTCACTACATGAAGCACGTCTCTTTCATCCACCAATCGTGTACGTTTTCCAGGCTCTTTCGTATTTTGTTGGCGGACCACTTCTTTCCCCATTTCCCTAATCACTTCATGTATCACCAATCTTACTTTTTCATTTTCTATTTTAACTAGACCTCTATCAACAAGGGGTTTGATTTTAATCTCTCGGAAAAACAATTCATCTTCGTCGTGCAATAATCTGCACATTGAATgctgatacatatacatataatcagtCATTTCCATATATGTGTCCTCATATGACTTTGTATAATCCCAGCTCCATCCATCAAAGAAAAAAACGATATCCAGAAAGAAACTCTTGGTTTCATCAGGAAGTGAATCATAGCTCACTTGAAGCTTCTGTTGAATATCTTCATGAGGAATTCTTCTCATCGTCTTCAACAGGTTTGGCCATTCTTCCTTTTTATGAGCTTTAAAATGGAGACCCCACACGTTCAGAATCAATGGAAGCCCTCCAGCGTGACAGACTATTTCGTGTACGAACATTGCATCGACAGGTTCGTCTTCACCATATGCGTATCTGACAAAGAGTTCAAAAGATTCCTCCCAATCCAACAATTCTATATCATAACAAGTGTATGGTAGGTTACCAAGAGACCCTTTATTTCTTGTTGTCACAATTACTCTGCTGCTTCCAGATCCTGAACTTAATGAGGCAGAATGTAAACCTAGTGCTTTCAAGTCATCCACCTTCTCAACATCATCAAGCACCAAAAGAGTCTTTTCACTGTCTATTAATCTTCTTATCTCAGGGGCTCCAACATTTCCGTGAGTCGGATCATTTCCGGTTAGACCACGAAGGACCTCCCGCTGCAATTCAACCTCCCAAAATGGACCCTTGTTCTTGTAAAAATGGATGTTCTTAATAAAACAATAGTAGTCGAAATCTGCAACAATTCTATCATACACAGCTTGGACAATAGTTGTTTTACCGGAACCGCTGATTCCAAAAACCGCCACAATATTGTGAAAATCAAGGTCACCTAACCTTAATGCTGAAATTATAGCTTGTGCCCGTGGTTCAATCCCAACAGGGTGTTGAGCATCAAATAGCTCCAATGGAATTTTAATCTTTTTGAGATCTTGAATGATGTTGTGTAAAAAGGCTGCCTCATCATCCCTGCCAAAATTAACAGATAGTACATTAAAGCTTAACAAAAACAACAGTATGCATTTAAACTGCAATTATATTGTTTTTTGTTTATACTTGtagaaattaaattaaatgaatACTAGCTAGCTAGCTTACCCATTTTTTAAAGGTTGACCGGACCTTTGACCTGCTTCTTTGAGGGCCTTTCTCCATTTGCGAACTCTATTTGGATCTATGTTGGCCTCGTGCATTCGAAAGGCTTCCTCAAAACATCCTCGTAGATTTCGAACATCAGACGGATCGACATTCAAAAATACTGGAATAACCTTCCTGTTCTTAAACTTAGGGAGGGAATCCATAATGAGAACCAACTCATCAAGGGACTCAACTGAACGAGAGTAATTAGTGGAAATTACAACGAGATAGGTATGAGACTCTTCAATAGCTTTCAAAAACTCAGAACTCGTATCTTGGCCTATTGGAAGAGTGTTGTGGTCAGATATGGTAAAAATGTTGCGTTTCAGGGCTGCCTTAGGTGGCTTACAAACTTATTGCCGGTATCCTCAAAAGAATAATTCAGAAACACATCGTACTTTGGCCTTTTACAACGGTGATGTTCATCGTAAGAACAACTTGGATCCCTTTTCCTTTTAGATGAAGAATAAGGGACCAAACACGATGATGATGGATCCATTTcttgataaaataaaaataaacttagaaTCAAGTTAGCAAATCTGTATATGTTTGATAAACTGGTAAGAATGAATTATAGGAAGCTGCTTCCTCCATTATTGCAGGGAAATTTCGAAATTAACCTAAGTCAACTATTTTGACTTTTAAGTACTTGCACCGAAAGTATCTCCTTTTCTCTTGTACGCGTCACAAAATAATTAAATTTTCCTATATTACTGTTTGAAGTTTTTTTTAGCTGTGAGTTTAATAAATTTCTAATTGAATTGAATATATGTAGAattattttagtttaagtttataatataatatataaagaaAATTGGATAAATGGTACCTGTGGTTTACATGAAAAGGGGTAAATGGTCCCTGATGTTCATTTTCGAGGTTCGTAGTACTTGTAGTTTACACAGCCGGTGTAAATGGTCCCAATTTCTGACGGACATTTATTTCGTCCGTCAAGTGTAATCACGTGCCAAACACGTGATGGGTAAAATCGTCCGTTTAcattatttaataatattttcATTTCTTATTTTATCTTCTTCTTCCCATTCTTCATTCCTTTAACAAAATACCTTTAAATGAAAACACATACCTGCACATTCCACAAAGCTAAAACGCAGTGAAACGAatcaagattatatacatataattaattcATAATCACTTACACGATTCCTTTGTGGAACAGTTAACAACAATCTCTattttatttcatgaatgagttctaaAAAATTAAATGAAACAAAGAAAATTTACCTTTACATCAAGAATCAAACTAAACCGTTTTTTAATATGAATGGATTTAGTAATATTTCCAACACCAAATATCAGGCGATTGAGAAACGTGATATTTTCAATTTCGTCCAGCATATTTTCTAGCAAAAGAAGGTTTCGTGATCCAATATTCTGCCTTGTCCACGACCAGTTCCTGTATACattgaatataaatataattgtttagATCTTACTAGTAGAATAATCAAAATATTCCATTTCCCCCAATTTAGCAGCCTTTTACAGCGTGCCGCCACCGTCGATTTCATCCCGACCCATAAACCCAAATTGAGAATCAGATCTACCAATACCAAATCGAAGATTGTTGTACTGAAATCGTGGGTGTACGATGATTTGCAACTGAAAGTGTGGGTGTACGATTTGCAACTGAAAGCGAGGGTGTACAATTTTCAACTGACGATGATTCAAGCTCTGTCTAACCTCTGATTCAAGCTCTGTCTAACCTCTGATTCAAGCTCTGCTCCTTTCGCTGATTTTCATATTTTTTGAATCGATGTGAGGTGCATCTGATTTTGTTTTAGTGAAAGGTTTCTGTAATTTGGTTTATTTGTTTTTGATTTTTGTGTGTGGGTTTGTATTTGGAATAAAAGAGAGTTAGAACGATTAGGGTTTTTTAAGTTTAAGTTCTTATATATTTTGAGTTTGTGTGTGGGTAATGATTAATGAACTAGAGTTTGTGTGTGGGTTTGTGTTTGGAATGAAAGAGGGTTAACTTTAAATGGATAAAGATGTTGAAGATGAAGATTTAAGAACAAGGTGAAAGGATGAAGTTGAATATGAAGTCAAAAGAAGATGTGCAGAAGGTGAAGGACAAAGAACGAAGAAAAGGGGTGTTTGGTATGATAAAAGAAATAACGAGCGTGTTGgctaaaaagacgattttaccctcacatgttaGGCATGTGACTAAATTTGACGGATCAATTTAACGTCCGTTTGATGCAGGGACCACCCACATGCGTTTAGTAAACCACAAGGACCACGAACCCGAAAATGAACATCAGGGACCATTCCCTTTTCATGTAAATCACGGGGATCATTTATCCAATTTTctcaatatataatattatttgaaAAGTATACAaataaaaatacatttaaaactcaattcattcatataattcCATCCAGTGTAAGTATTTAATGTCAAAGTTAAAAAAAGAAGACTTCAGAAATCAAGATGAGACGGTAAGTTTGGGGTGTATGGAGGACTCTGTATTATGTATCACCCTACGACGGTGgcaatttcaaaatcaaaattaaaCAAAGCATTATCAAATTTGAGTGGTACTTTGTAAGCAAATCACAAAGATTGGTTGTTTacgttttcaaaaaatcattaattTGAAACAAatttgaagttgtgatgtggtccagcggttggtggtctgcctcctttaggggaggtcaggagttcgacccccgttggctacatattaaaaacacaatttcatctatGCCATAAAGTATTCACCTATGGcacatttcccatatcgtttggggggtaacgAGGAGGGGGTTTTATttggtcgtgcccttggatcggtttcaaggtttcctcccgggcagcgatgggggcggggttattatcgctgcatcgacatagtcgaaacgggagatgatcgcaacgggtggtttagtccccctcgggtgatcccaatagccattcaaaaaaaaaaaaaattgaaaaacatactccctccgtcccagattaattgtccccagacaaaaaacacacagttttaggaaatcccactaactttatttctccaccaatgaaatatcttctctctccagatccaccaatgaaatatctcatttcctttctatttatggaagtagacaattaatttgggacatcccaaaatggaatactggacaataatttagggacggaggtaGTACTAGTTTAAA
The window above is part of the Rutidosis leptorrhynchoides isolate AG116_Rl617_1_P2 chromosome 1, CSIRO_AGI_Rlap_v1, whole genome shotgun sequence genome. Proteins encoded here:
- the LOC139841083 gene encoding disease resistance protein RML1A-like; this translates as MFEGRDNHPDLIVKEKSRPTEQAGCFLRWAASITLVIDYSEILMNLQLHLQIVHPHFQLQIIVHPRFQYNNLRFGIGRSDSQFGFMGRDEIDGGGTLNWSWTRQNIGSRNLLLLENMLDEIENITFLNRLIFGVGNITKSIHIKKRFSLILDVKKWIHHHRVWSLILHLKGKGIQVVLTMNITVVKGQSQDTSSEFLKAIEESHTYLVVISTNYSRSVESLDELVLIMDSLPKFKNRKVIPVFLNVDPSDVRNLRGCFEEAFRMHEANIDPNRVRKWRKALKEAGQRSGQPLKNGDDEAAFLHNIIQDLKKIKIPLELFDAQHPVGIEPRAQAIISALRLGDLDFHNIVAVFGISGSGKTTIVQAVYDRIVADFDYYCFIKNIHFYKNKGPFWEVELQREVLRGLTGNDPTHGNVGAPEIRRLIDSEKTLLVLDDVEKVDDLKALGLHSASLSSGSGSSRVIVTTRNKGSLGNLPYTCYDIELLDWEESFELFVRYAYGEDEPVDAMFVHEIVCHAGGLPLILNVWGLHFKAHKKEEWPNLLKTMRRIPHEDIQQKLQVSYDSLPDETKSFFLDIVFFFDGWSWDYTKSYEDTYMEMTDYMYMYQHSMCRLLHDEDELFFREIKIKPLVDRGLVKIENEKVRLVIHEVIREMGKEVVRQQNTKEPGKRTRLVDERDVLHVVKNNSGTSSVESIILEIDYEKSEEQQSIKNVIGAFKKMNNLRFIKFVGNLSFPLETYQPCSDDDKPIISMPLSFKQLKYLEWQSFPWRSINNLDMPNVVVIVLRYSKLEILWDGIKNLNLKKLRILDVYESESLTMTGSFIGLQNLEELYFNSCLNLKEVDSSIICLDKLHTLNISNCENIKSIPNLPPSIKLLLAGGCENLVNLPKNMSELQSLRILDLDRCSNLVSEGLIRVTRLRKLQHLYTINSNVSQVSSETGNFESLQKLYLRGNNFSSLPDSLSNLSQLVLLDISCCDELRYLPLLPSKLTLIEATGCSSLDVMPFDPSQKANVFRSKLFEESFIAKALWIDLTHTMVPEVFQYKGDRGQVLSFVAPEKKIYGAILYVSRFSYLKSLGLRNRTKEKSYEFENPKKQEYNFAREVIIICPLNETTLVVEAGDTVEVICDDDQSYGFRFIYEGDVVVDSTTLAIQNTIIDVNATHENTSSVPSEMN